In a genomic window of Trichoderma atroviride chromosome 4, complete sequence:
- a CDS encoding uncharacterized protein (BUSCO:EOG092D0124): MVPPPQRAGSFSPNPAQTLQTGSNHSPHPSHTGILSAGASPSTSSPTGANSLTKIVVAQVYLLLSTIKEDKDRAKWELQVEQLRKLIDEHGMEVFSKYFTRLVAGNAPQIFPGLNRPVANPGNYHILVGEMRKIAHDVDQATKIAESVESGTEDIFRDFDLSTFMEHFKLDALEKTLLALAFKLGSRPDLKTKADAILSTNFPTFMDIISRPDIEAHSDLTPAFISLIIDRFLQYYPPSFNAASRRDLQNSVAKRYLSVDQAPPSEVLAALDISRVLADRPTNSLARYIQKSGPDSTRDDESCFQFLRGRPANIQLGPEQVSAALTYATVSQTPPHDPVVLVSALLRIVPKPFDWTEVVLCFDQPSARISSAQFLRLYRALLPIAEEPANNFDIQRLWGGSWSEPEAQLSFVSAYASLGPDQLDATTIPGLERSIKIEDYANSPPNVQERAAVVVKHPLVSVAALSAIFNVALNSVHASQSVEAKRLFQEVVVPNLDIFLVSAFEVPRQSWAVMAIDTLNSLFETFLYKRSPEYDFVLDSLWKKDKEWVVQRLIDAHAVKPVDLPLIFDHAAKHNWLEELVYLPNGFGIDLAAFAHAEGYLDLSKWAQFNAERSNEIARTLLQFLMIKANLEIQFQRPPDGQPPVKTSTSLQVRTVSALLQILEDFLPKAPVLDLILVQRHCITAYPRLINYGEGYDDIIDANGKDGNALPQAANSKMEEHYKKMYGDEIQVRTIVEILDRYKHSRDQLDQDVFACMIHGLFDEYNHYVDYPLEALATTAVLFGGIISHKLISDLPLKIGLGMILEAVRDHMPDDPMFKFGLQALMQLLVRLREWPGFCKQLLQIPGLQGTEAFKKAEEIVRDHEEELVRARNGSGTPHGVGFPIDSFANGTGDEQASIDRPAPAFAAISIDPPSAELEFEDPDDETQGKIQFVLNNITEGTLQSMSTELRDMLERRYQQWFAGHLVEERAKMQPNYHHVYLELVKQFEDKILWAEVLRETFISVSRMLNSEATLQNSTERSHLKNLGGWLGLLTLARDYPIKHRNIAFKQLLIEAHDTKRLIVVIPFVCKVLTQSASSAVFRPPNPWLMDIIHLLIELYHHAELKLNLKFEIEVLCKGLNLDHKSIEPSGEILNRPAADEPDSILVQEQLEAFESLSLNGIGSAVGPGLSPQVPTIPELGPLITIPPTNEMVVSTSRLHEIVRSALTRALQDIIQPVVDRSVTIAAISTQQMIRKDFIAEPDENRVRTSAINMVKATAGSLALVTSKEPLRANLTNYMRSLANDLPSGLPEGTIIMCVNSNLDLACSIIEKQAEERAVPEIEEMLESDLEHRRRHRIQQPNEPYHLTGINRWAMTIPSPYKIQPRPGGLNAEQMAIYEDFARQPRTTSSTVASHAPSASEATRSLANEVLQDTYSTLPNIPTPAETPSIQQLGAQLQPYAPVHNLAAANAMGNGRAAGFQMDVRGLADRVNKLLQELLRVAREAQEDHFVGLPRPHPVLDVVDALVQLIIKTSQNSEEFAIYAAEQISALIFQQVEDNLTLESLVHVLETLRKISGPALNSRVRSLFAQQPGPNFLSLPLLAALIRTDLLDWRNIDLAMSKVLEARKDSSLEFLEHMLDLTILNNRPIALYTDFVRTLESAWTWICEDPNSTTGQRLKTKLMGSVPAQPPQGPSNAEEQSIQHDQLEYVFEEWVHLCNNHNASSKATTIFIQQLQARHVIRNREDFLLFVRIGVDLSVERYEHILHTGAIGDAYVATDALAKFIGIFSAVHSATLVSRAAFLDSVLVLVSLILNHHHVKRGEHLNQRVFFRLFSMLFHEISSVCEELPDDDRCDVMLGVATRLESIGPQHLPGFVFGWLLLIQHRAFMPVLLQLVDNAGWKPFADLVSQLLGCLSEQLKALNVSDAGKDLSRGTVKLFVVLHHDFPDFLAANHVRFCAKIPTHCIQLINTVLTATPQQNYGKPIENNKADRLEELKTYPGLIDEAVATLTEAGLLSVLDQVFQSGPAEEAVAQIVHTITSNAPTETTFGHVAIAANAELIGAVVLYAGHHATEQPPPASGSLSISGSEPEVAMLSLLVHELPPEARYYLIASMVNQLRFPNPHTEFFSQLLQHIFGKDMNDPEETDIRQEITRILLERLVGFWPQPWGLIYTVVEICKNERNMFFELPFIRSTPEVAERFASVLQRV; this comes from the exons ATGGTCCCCCCTCCACAAAGAGCGGGATCATTCTCACCAAATCCTGCGCAGACCCTTCAAACTGGCAGTAACCACTCACCCCATCCATCGCATACTGGTATCCTCAGTGCTGGCGCAAGCCCCAGCACAAGCAGTCCAACGGGGGCCAACTCCCTGACGAAAATTGTCGTCGCCCAAGTCTATCTCTTGCTCAGTACCATTAAGGAGGATAAGGATCGTGCCAAGTGGGAGCTGCAAGTCGAGCAATTACGAAAG CTCATCGATGAACACGGCATGGAGGTCTTTTCCAAATACTTCACCCGGTTGGTGGCGGGCAATGCACCCCAGATATTCCCGGGCCTCAACAGACCCGTTGCCAACCCTGGCAACTACCACATTCTCGTTGGTGAGATGCGCAAGATTGCACACGATGTCGATCAAGCCACAAAAATCGCAGAGTCGGTGGAAAGTGGCACGGAGGACATATTCCGCGATTTCGACCTGTCAACGTTTATGGAGCACTTCAAGCTCGATGCCTTGGAAAAGACCTTGTTAGCTTTGGCATTCAAGCTTGGGTCTCGCCCTGACTTGAAAACGAAAG CGGATGCCATCCTATCCACCAACTTCCCGACCTTCATGGACATCATCTCTCGACCGGATATTGAAGCCCACTCTGACCTCACCCCCGCCTTTATATCACTCATCATTGACAGATTTTTGCAATACTATCCTCCGAGCTTCAATGCAGCCTCTCGCCGAGATCTCCAAAATTCGGTTGCCAAGCGTTATTTGTCTGTGGACCAGGCACCCCCTTCCGAAGTCCTGGCAGCCCTCGATATCAGCAGAGTTCTAGCCGATCGGCCTACCAATTCCTTGGCTCGCTACATTCAAAAGTCTGGGCCGGACTCTACAAGGGACGATGAATCGTGCTTTCAGTTCCTGCGGGGTCGGCCGGCTAACATCCAGCTCGGCCCTGAGCAGGTTTCTGCGGCACTGACATATGCTACAGTCAGCCAAACTCCCCCTCATGATCCCGTTGTCCTCGTCAGCGCGCTCCTCCGTATTGTGCCCAAACCTTTCGATTGGACCGAAGTGGTCCTTTGTTTTGACCAGCCCTCGGCACGCATCTCTTCTGCTCAATTCCTACGCCTTTACAGGGCTCTTTTACCTATCGCCGAGGAGCCAGCGAACAATTTCGATATTCAGCGCCTGTGGGGTGGCTCTTGGAGCGAGCCGGAGGCACAGCTGTCTTTCGTCAGCGCCTACGCTTCTCTGGGCCCTGATCAACTCGATGCTACCACAATTCCCGGTCTCGAACGGAGCATCAAGATTGAAGACTATGCAAATTCGCCTCCTAACGTGCAGGAACGTGCCGCTGTCGTCGTCAAGCATCCACTTGTATCCGTGGCGGCACTGTCGGCAATATTCAATGTCGCCCTCAACTCAGTCCACGCATCCCAGAGTGTCGAAGCCAAGCGACTATTCCAAGAGGTCGTCGTCCCGAACCTTGACATCTTCTTAGTCTCCGCTTTTGAGGTTCCCAGGCAGTCATGGGCAGTCATGGCCATTGATACCCTGAACTCTCTTTTCGAGACCTTTTTATACAAGCGCTCACCCGAGTACGACTTTGTGCTCGATAGCCTTTggaaaaaggacaaggaatGGGTTGTGCAGCGACTTATTGACGCGCATGCGGTTAAGCCTGTGGATCTGCCGCTCATTTTCGACCATGCAGCCAAGCATAactggctggaagagctggtgTATCTTCCAAACGGATTCGGCATTGATCTTGCAGCCTTTGCTCACGCGGAGGGCTACTTGGACTTGTCGAAATGGGCTCAGTTCAATGCTGAGAGAAGCAATGAGATTGCTCGAACTTTGTTGCAGTTCCTCATGATCAAAGCAAACCTAGAGATCCAGTTCCAGCGACCGCCAGATGGCCAGCCACCCGTGAAAACCAGTACCAGTCTCCAGGTGCGAACTGTTTCGGCATTGTTGCAGATACTTGAGGACTTCCTACCCAAAGCACCAGTTCTCGATCTCATTCTCGTCCAGCGTCACTGTATTACCGCGTACCCCCGCTTGATCAACTATGGAGAAGGATATGATGACATAATTGATGCCAATGGAAAGGATGGAAATGCTCTACCGCAAGCAGCCAATAGTAAGATGGAGGAGCATTATAAAAAGATGTACGGCGATGAGATCCAAGTCCGCACAATCGTGGAGATATTGGATCGCTACAAGCATTCGCGGGATCAGCTCGACCAGGATGTATTTGCCTGCATGATTCATGGCCTGTTCGATGAGTACAATCATTATGTCGACTATCCCCTTGAAGCTCTTGCCACAACCGCGGTTCTTTTTGGAGGAATCATTTCTCACAAGCTTATTTCTGATCTTCCCCTGAAGATTGGTCTTGGGATGATTTTGGAGGCTGTAAGGGATCACATGCCTGATGACCCAATGTTTAAATTTGGTCTTCAGGCTTTGATGCAACTCTTGGTGCGTCTTCGGGAATGGCCAGGATTCTGTAAACAGCTACTTCAAATTCCTGGCCTCCAGGGAACCGAGGCGTTCAAAAAGGCAGAGGAGATTGTTCGAGATCACGAAGAGGAGCTTGTACGTGCTCGCAATGGATCAGGCACTCCCCATGGGGTGGGATTTCCCATCGATTCCTTTGCGAACGGAACTGGCGATGAACAAGCCAGCATTGACCGTCCGGCCCCCGCGTTCGCAGCCATCAGCATTGATCCGCCCTCTGCCGAACTCGAATTCGAGGATCCAGATGATGAAACCCAGGGCAAGATCCAGTTCGTCCTCAACAACATCACCGAAGGTACCCTTCAGTCAATGTCCACCGAGCTTCGCGATATGCTCGAACGAAGGTACCAGCAATGGTTTGCTGGCCATCTTGTCGAGGAACGAGCAAAAATGCAACCCAATTATCATCATGTGTACCTGGAACTCGTCAAACAGTTTGAAGACAAAATTCTCTGGGCCGAGGTTCTCCGCGAGACGTTTATCAGTGTATCTAGGATGCTAAACTCTGAAGCGACTTTGCAGAATTCCACGGAGAGATCACATCTGAAGAATCTTGGAGGGTGGCTTGGTCTCTTGACCCTTGCCAGGGACTATCCGATTAAGCACAGAAACATTGCTTTTAAACAGCTTCTTATTGAGGCGCACGATACTAAACGCCTCATTGTCGTCATCCCGTTTGTCTGCAAAGTTTTAACCCAAAGCGCAAGCTCAGCAGTTTTCAGACCTCCCAACCCATGGCTGATGGACATCATTCACTTATTGATTGAGCTATATCACCATGCTGAACTGAAGCTCAATCTGAAATTCGAGATTGAGGTCCTATGCAAGGGCTTGAACCTGGATCACAAGAGCATTGAGCCGTCTGGAGAGATTCTCAACCGACCTGCTGCAGACGAGCCGGATAGTATTCTTGTTCAAGAGCAACTCGAGGCCTTTGAGAGCTTGTCGCTGAACGGGATCGGATCGGCGGTCGGACCTGGCTTATCTCCTCAAGTCCCAACCATTCCGGAGCTTGGACCTCTCATCACGATACCTCCTACCAACGAGATGGTTgtcagcaccagcaggctGCACGAAATCGTTCGATCAGCTCTCACTCGCGCTCTTCAGGATATTATACAACCAGTCGTCGATAGATCCGTCACTATTGCTGCGATATCAACCCAGCAGATGATTCGGAAAGATTTCATTGCCGAACCAGATGAAAACCGCGTACGTACTTCCGCTATCAACATGGTGAAGGCTACTGCCGGCAGCCTAGCTCTCGTTACGTCTAAGGAACCTCTGCGAGCAAATTTGACCAACTACATGAGGAGCCTTGCCAACGATCTGCCATCGGGTCTCCCCGAGGGCACCATTATCATGTGTGTCAACTCCAATCTCGATCTGGCTTGCAGCATCATTGAGAAGCAGGCTGAAGAGCGAGCAGTGCCggagattgaagagatgCTGGAAAGCGACCTGGAGCACAGAAGGCGGCATCGTATTCAGCAGCCAAATGAGCCCTACCATCTAACAGGAATAAACCGATGGGCCATGACTATTCCAAGCCCTTACAAGATACAGCCGAGACCTGGTGGTCTGAATGCCGAACAGATGGCGATTTACGAAGACTTTGCGAGACAGCCTCGCACTACCTCTTCCACAGTAGCATCTCATGCGCCATCTGCATCAGAAGCTACAAGATCGCTGGCAAATGAGGTTCTACAAGATACCTACAGTACCCTGCCAAACATTCCCACACCCGCTGAGACACCTTCAATCCAACAGCTGGGCgcgcagctccagccataTGCCCCTGTTCATAACCTTGCCGCAGCCAACGCGATGGGTAATGGACGAGCTGCCGGGTTTCAAATGGATGTTCGAGGTCTGGCAGATCGAGTCAACAAGCTGCTACAGGAGTTACTGCGCGTGGCTagagaagctcaagaggACCACTTCGTCGGCCTGCCTCGGCCGCATCCTGTTCTGGATGTCGTCGATGCCCTTGTACAGCTCATCATTAAGACGTCCCAAAACTCGGAAGAGTTTGCTATTTATGCCGCCGAGCAAATTAGtgccctcatcttccagcaggTTGAGGACAACTTGACGCTTGAGAGTCTGGTGCACGTACTAGAGACTCTGAGAAAGATTTCTGGCCCTGCTTTGAACAGCCGAGTTCGTTCTCTGTTTGCCCAACAGCCTGGGCCAAACTTCCTGAGTCTTCCTCTGCTCGCAGCGCTGATTCGGACCGATTTGCTCGACTGGAGAAACATTGATCTCGCAATGTCAAAGGTTTTAGAAGCTCGCAAGGACAGCTCGCTAGAGTTCCTCGAACATATGCTCGACCTTACAATCCTCAACAACCGGCCTATTGCGTTGTATACTGACTTTGTACGCACCCTCGAGTCAGCCTGGACATGGATATGCGAAGACCCCAACTCTACCACTGGCCAGCGGCTCAAGACCAAGCTGATGGGCTCGGTTCCTGCTCAGCCTCCTCAAGGCCCATCCAATGCCGAGGAACAGTCCATCCAACATGATCAGCTGGAGTATGTCTTCGAAGAGTGGGTACACCTATGCAATAATCATAATGCCTCAAGCAAAGCCACGACCATCTTTATCCAGCAGCTACAGGCAAGGCATGTCATCCGCAATCGCGAGGACTTTTTATTGTTTGTGCGCATCGGTGTTGATCTCTCGGTTGAGCGATATGAACACATTCTACACACTGGAGCTATTGGTGATGCGTACGTCGCAACAGACGCGCTGGCAAAGTTTATCGGCATCTTCTCCGCTGTACACTCTGCGACACTCGTGTCCCGCGCCGCCTTTTTGGACTCGGTTTTGGTATTGGTCTCGTTGATACTCAACCACCATCATGTGAAGCGAGGGGAGCACCTGAATCAAAGAGTCTTCTTCCGCCTCTTTTCCATGCTTTTCCATGAGATTTCCTCTGTATGCGAAGAGTTGCCGGATGACGACCGCTGCGACGTTATGCTGGGAGTTGCCACCAGACTCGAGAGCATCGGCCCACAGCATCTACCTGGATTCGTATTTGGATGGCTGTTGCTTATCCAGCATCGGGCCTTTATGCCTGTTTTGCTGCAGTTAGTAGACAATGCAGGATGGAAGCCTTTCGCGGACCTCGTCAGCCAGTTGCTCGGCTGCTTGAGCGAGCAGCTGAAGGCGCTCAACGTCAGCGATGCCGGCAAAGATCTCTCCAGGGGCACGGTGAAACTATTTGTGGTCCTGCACCACGATTTCCCAGACTTTTTGGCGGCCAACCACGTCAGATTTTGTGCCAAGATACCGACGCACTGTATTCAACTGATCAACACGGTTTTGACTGCGACTCCCCAGCAAAATTACGGCAAGCCTATCGAGAACAATAAAGCTGAtcggctggaggagctgaagacATATCCCGGCCTCATTGACGAAGCGGTTGCAACTCTGACGGAGGCTGGCCTGTTGAGCGTGCTTGACCAGGTTTTCCAAAGCGGCCCTGCGGAAGAAGCGGTGGCGCAGATTGTACACACTATCACGTCCAACGCTCCCACCGAGACCACGTTCGGCCACGTGGCTATCGCAGCGAACGCTGAGCTCATCGGTGCAGTCGTACTGTATGCCGGTCACCATGCTACTGAGCAGCCACCGCCGGCGAGTGGTTCACTGTCCATCTCAGGGAGCGAACCAGAGGTTGCCATGCTATCCCTTTTGGTG